Proteins from one Periplaneta americana isolate PAMFEO1 chromosome 6, P.americana_PAMFEO1_priV1, whole genome shotgun sequence genomic window:
- the LOC138702171 gene encoding uncharacterized protein: protein MQTLQVVVAFSAVLLLQSAVECRRIVYHSEQVVEGGGYSDGGSYSSGGGGYSSGGGSYSSGGGSYSSGGGSYSSGGGSYRSGGGSYGSGGGSDGYLDGSSGGGASASLGAGLGGANAGIGANVGGGSGLGASANAGLGGNAGFDGNTGAGFGGNAGLGGNAGIGANAGIGGNAGIGANAGIGANAGLGGNAGLGGNAGIGSNADLGGNAGLGGNAGLGGNAGIGGNAGLGANAGLGGNAGFGSNAGLGGNAGTGANAGLGGNAGLGANAGLGGNAGLGANAGLGGNAGFGGNAGLGGNAGLGGNAGLGGNVGLGGNAGLGGNAGLGGNVGLGGNAGLGGNAGLGGNAGLGGNVGLGGNAGANLGANGGLGGGLGGSVSAGLGGLAGAGIGAGVGADGTVGAGVNANALGLDAGVGANVGPNGIGAGANIGPVAANAGIGVQGDGGLGAGIGGNVLGLGAGVKAKVGGDSVASVGANLGGLDAGVSVGGKDEFASVELAGHKLSIGGPHGLFGFSK from the exons ATGCAAACCCTCCAG gttGTCGTAGCCTTTTCTGCAGTTCTGCTTCTCCAGAGCGCCGTGGAATGTAGGCGCATCGTGTACCACAGTGAACAGGTGGTAGAAGGCGGAGGTTACAGCGATGGAGGAAGTTACAGTTCAGGAGGTGGCGGCTACAGTTCAGGAGGTGGCAGCTACAGTTCAGGAGGTGGCAGCTACAGTTCAGGAGGTGGCAGCTACAGTTCAGGAGGTGGCAGCTACAGATCAGGAGGTGGCAGCTATGGTTCAGGAGGAGGTTCCGATGGATATTTGGATGGCAGCAGCGGAGGTGGCGCCAGTGCTAGTTTAGGAGCAGGCCTAGGTGGTGCTAACGCTGGTATCGGCGCTAATGTGGGAGGAGGTAGCGGATTAGGAGCCAGTGCTAACGCCGGTCTTGGAGGTAACGCTGGTTTCGATGGTAACACTGGCGCAGGTTTCGGAGGCAATGCTGGACTAGGAGGTAACGCTGGCATAGGAGCTAATGCTGGTATAGGCGGTAATGCTGGCATAGGAGCTAATGCTGGTATAGGAGCTAATGCTGGTCTAGGGGGCAATGCTGGCCTAGGAGGCAACGCTGGCATAGGATCTAATGCTGACCTAGGGGGTAATGCTGGCCTAGGAGGCAACGCTGGCCTAGGGGGTAATGCTGGAATAGGAGGCAACGCTGGTCTAGGAGCTAATGCTGGTCTAGGGGGTAATGCTGGTTTCGGAAGCAATGCTGGCCTAGGAGGCAACGCTGGCACAGGAGCTAATGCTGGCCTTGGGGGTAATGCTGGTCTAGGAGCTAATGCTGGCTTAGGAGGCAACGCTGGTCTAGGAGCTAATGCTGGTCTAGGGGGTAATGCTGGTTTCGGAGGCAATGCTGGACTAGGAGGTAACGCTGGTCTAGGAGGTAACGCTGGTCTAGGAGGTAATGTTGGCCTAGGAGGTAACGCTGGTCTAGGAGGTAACGCTGGTCTAGGAGGTAATGTTGGCCTAGGAGGTAACGCTGGTCTAGGAGGCAATGCAGGCCTAGGAGGTAACGCTGGTCTGGGAGGTAATGTTGGCCTAGGAGGCAACGCCGGAGCAAATTTGGGAGCTAACGGTGGACTCGGCGGCGGACTCGGCGGCTCCGTCTCTGCCGGGCTGGGAGGTTTGGCGGGAGCCGGCATCGGAGCTGGCGTGGGAGCTGACGGAACCGTCGGAGCAGGCGTCAACGCCAACGCTCTGGGACTGGATGCCGGCGTTGGAGCAAACGTGGGACCAAACGGAATTGGGGCAGGAGCCAACATCGGACCAGTAGCTGCCAATGCGGGAATCGGCGTACAGGGTGACGGAGGTTTAGGCGCAGGCATCGGAGGCAATGTTCTGGGACTCGGTGCAGGAGTGAAAGCCAAAGTTGGTGGAGACAGTGTAGCTAGTGTAGGGGCCAACCTTGGAGGATTAGACGCAGGCGTGTCTGTTGGGGGTAAGGACGAATTCGCAAGCGTCGAACTCGCTGGACATAAACTGAGCATTGGTGGACCTCACGGACTCTTCGGCTTCAGTAAATAA
- the LOC138702172 gene encoding uncharacterized protein gives MVAFQVVVVSAALLLLDSVDSRVIYSQETVESESYGSGGGGYGGGSSGYGGNGGFGGGAGLGGSGVGGAVSAGLGGLAGAGVGAGVGADGTVGAGVNANALGLDAGVGANVGPGGVGAGANIGPVAANAGIGVQGDGGLGAGVGGNVLGVDAGVRAKVGGDSVASVGANVLGFDAGVSVGGKDGSLGSVKLGRTNLNIGGPGGLFSFSK, from the exons ATGGTCGCCTTTCAA GTCGTGGTAGTCTCTGCCGCCCTGCTCCTCCTGGACAGTGTGGACTCTCGCGTCATATACAGTCAAGAGACTGTAGAGAGCGAAAGCTACGGGTCTGGAGGAGGTGGATATGGAGGAGGCAGCTCTGGGTATGGAGGCAACGGTGGCTTCGGTGGCGGTGCAGGACTCGGAGGAAGCGGTGTAGGAGGCGCAGTATCTGCCGGGTTGGGCGGTTTGGCGGGAGCCGGCGTTGGAGCTGGCGTGGGAGCTGACGGAACCGTCGGAGCTGGCGTCAACGCCAACGCTCTTGGACTCGATGCCGGCGTGGGAGCAAACGTGGGACCAGGAGGAGTTGGAGCAGGAGCCAACATCGGACCAGTAGCTGCCAATGCGGGAATCGGCGTACAGGGTGACGGAGGTTTAGGCGCAGGAGTCGGAGGAAATGTTCTGGGAGTCGATGCAGGAGTGAGAGCCAAAGTTGGTGGAGACAGCGTAGCTAGCGTAGGGGCCAACGTTCTAGGATTTGACGCAGGCGTATCTGTTGGGGGTAAGGACGGGAGTCTCGGGTCCGTAAAACTTGGTAGAACAAACTTAAACATAGGTGGGCCGGGTGGTCTCTTCAgcttctcaaaataa